Genomic segment of Anaerosporomusa subterranea:
CTCTCACAGCGGCAAAACCATTGAGATCATTTCAACCGATGCTGAGGGGAGATTGGTCTTGGCTGATGCGATTAGCTATGCTCGCAAGCTCGGAGCGACGAAATTGATTGATTTGGCTACTCTGACGGGCGCGTGTGTTGTCGCACTAGGCAAAGTGACATCAGCGATTGTTGCAAACGATGAAAGCTGGAGCCAGGCCGTGCTGACAGCAGCCGTAGCTACTGGTGAAAAAATGTGGCCTTTGCCAGCCTTTGATGAATACAAAGAACAAATAAAAAGTGACATTGCCGATCTGAAGAATTCTGGCGGCAGACCGGCTGGCGCCATTACGGCTGGCCTGTTCTTGGCGGAGTTTGCGAATACGACTCCTTGGGTACATATCGATATTGCCGGCACTGTGACTAGCGAGAAAGAAAATGGTTACAACCCTAAAGGTGCAACCGGAGCCGGAGTACGCACCCTTATTCAGATTGCTGAGACGACATGATTCAAGCCGATTTTCACATCCACACAACTGCGTCTGATGGTCGTATAGCACCCAGCGATATCTTGTTACAAGCTGTCCAGGTCGGATTGACCCATATCTCGATAACTGATCATGATACAGTCGATGGTTTGCTGGCGCTTGGAGCTAAGCCGCAACAGGCGGGAGTGACGGTAATAGCTGGTATTGAATTTAGTACAGACATGCCAGACTGTGAGATTCACATACTGGGGTATGGAATTGACATTTTTCATCCTCGCTTGCGTCAACAATTGACGCTGCTAAAAGAAGATCGTGTTTCGCGTGTTAGGAAAATGGCAGCTAAAATTACTGCTTTAGGCTATCCAATAGAGGAACAGGATATAGTAGAGGTTGCGCGAGGCGCAACCTCTGTGGGACGGCCGCATGTGGCAAAAGCGTTGATCGAAAAAGGCTATTTTTTCTCTGTTTCAGACGTTTTTCATTCATTGTTGAATCGGGACAAACCCGGGTATGTTCCGCATTATAAATTGACTCCTGGTGAGGTCATTGGGTTAATCCGTCAAGCCGGTGGAGTTTCGATTCTGGCTCATCCGGGATTAGTCGGCAATGATCAACAAGTTAGATACATAATAGAATCCGGGATAGATGGGCTGGAAGTATATCATCCCAAGCATGATGTCGAGGCTGTTGATCGTTATCTTTCCTTAGCCCAAGGCCAGGGGTTATTAGTTACAGGCGGCTCTGACTATCATGCGATTCCCGGTCGCTTTCCAGAAAGGCTGGGAGAGTTTCTTGTGCCGAATAATGTTGCGAACCTGTTTGTCAGCCGAATTTCCGGGTTATGATCCGCAATACGCGGATATTGGTAAAGGACGATCAGCTTTTGTAGCAAGTTAGCAGATCGGCAAGAAAGTTCAGAAGGAATAGGAGGCTGTCCATGGAAGTAATCGCTTTAGTGGGGCCGAGTGGAACTGGGAAAAGCCATCGGGCGCTAATCGTTGCCCATGAACACAATGCAGATGCGATTATCGACGATGGCTTGCTGATCAAAGATAGTAAGATCATTGCTGGATTTTCAGCAAAAAAAGAACCGAGTAAGCTGAAGGCTGTTAAACGTGCTATCTTTATGGATGAAGAACATGTTCAGGCGGTCAAAAGCGCGATTAAGACGGTTACTCCTGAAAGAATACTGGTTCTCGGTACTTCGATCAATATGGTAGAAAAGATTATTGATGCTCTTGATCTGCCAGCATTATCAAAAATAATTCGAATCGAAGATATTGCTACTCCGACCGAGATTACCCGCGCCAAAGAAAGTCGGATACGAGAAGGCAAACATATTATTCCTGTACCGACGATTGAATTAAAACCGCACTTTTCTGGTTATTTGATTGATCCACTGCAAATATTTTTTAAAAAACCACAAGCAAAATATCGTAAAATCGGTGAAAAGTCGATTGTACGCCCCACCTTCAGCTATTATGGTAAACTTTTTATTTCTGACGCTGCTATTGCCGTCATTGTTGACTATGTTGCAACAACAGACATGCAAATAACCCGGACGAGTCAGGTAAATATAAAAAATTCTCATGATCGAGAAAAAGGAATTTCGATCACTTTGGACGTAACTATACGATATGGAAGTATGATTCGCGAAGTTGTGTCACAAGCGCAGCAACGAATCAAGACTATGGTGGAATACATGACTGGAATGATAGTACGTGACGTAAACATTGATGTAAAGCGTCTCAGCTTGGATTAGGGAGGAGGAGGAGTATTGGACAGAACAAACGGGAATTTAATATTGTTTTCTGGTTATGCCAAACTGCCTACAGGCATTACCGCGAGTGAGATGTACAAAGTTATTGGTGTAATCGTTTTAATTGATTTGGACACGGATGTCATCGTCGAGGCGGATTGCACGTTGGCAACCAAACTCGCCAATAAACATGTTTCGTCCGCTCTTGTTGGCTGCTCCATGAAGAATGGCGCCGAGCCGTTAGTGCGGATAATTGACCATATTTATCAAGGGAGCGCCAAAAAAGCAATTATTACAGCATTGCGGATTATTTATGACAAATACCGGAGTCATAAAGATGGCATGACTCCTAGCGCCTTGGATTAAGATTGGCAATTAGCAAAAGAAAACCGGATAGTCCGGTTTTCTTTTGCTTTAGTGGTAACTGACTTTATTCTATGGTAGGCTGTGAGTTATAATAGAGTCAAGGGAGTGAACTATATATGCAAGGACACCAAACCTATTACATTTATACTTTTGGCTGTCAGGCCAATGCAGCGGATTCAGAACAACTTGCTGCTCAGCTTCAGCAAGCAGGATATACGGCAACCTTATTGCCAGATGAAGCTGATCTGATCGTGCTAAACACGTGTTGTGTGCGTGAGAGTGCTGAACGAAAGATTTATGGTAAGATTGGCGAATTAAAAAAGTTGAAAACAGCTGACCCTAACCGGATTATCGGCGTAGCTGGCTGTCTTGCTCAAAAGGATAAGGATAAGTTGTTTGCTAAGGCACCGCATTTGGATTTTGTCATGGGGACTTTTACCGTCGGTCGCTTGTTAGAAAATATTAATAAAGTTAAGGAAAATCGAGAGCAGGTCTTATCTGTCTGGGAGCAGGCTGAGGAAACGCAGCGCTTGCGCCCGGCTAGTCTGTCAGGTCAAATATCAGCATGGGTGCCTATCATGTACGGCTGCAACAATTTTTGCACCTATTGCATTGTTCCTTATGTGCGTGGACGGGAGCGTAGTCGTCCGGTAACCGAAATTATTCAGGAAATTGCTGCATTGGCTAAGCAAGGCGTAAAAGAAGTTACTCTGCTCGGCCAAAATGTAAACTCGTATGGAAAAGATGGACAGGCGAATGCTACATTCGCTGACCTGCTGCGCGAAGCTGATAAAATCAAGGAAATTCAGCGGATTCGCTATATGACATCCCACCCGCGCGATATGAACCAGCAAGTCGTCGATGTAGTCAGAAACAGTCGGTCGATCTGTGAACACTTTCATTTACCTGTTCAGTCGGGTAATGATCGCATTCTGCAGGCGATGAACCGCGGCTACAGCATTAATGATTACCGCACTTTGGTGCGATCGATTCGTCAGGCTATTCCAGATTCTAGTCTGACAACTGATTTGATCGTAGGGTTTCCCGGCGAGACAGACGAATTATTTGCCCAGACTCTCGATTTTATTCGCGAGATACGATTTGACGCAGCGTACACGTTCTTGTACTCTCCCCGCTCAGGAACGCCTGCTGCGACCATGCCAGAACAAATTCCCAGCTTAATAAAAAAACAGCGCTTGCAGCTGTTGATGGATGTACAAAATGAAATCAGTTTGCAGATCAATAGACAGTTAGAAGGTAAAATTGTTGAGGTCTTAGTCGAGGGTCCGAGTAAGAATGATGACAGTGCTTTTGTTGGCCGTACCCGAACCAACAAAATTGTTATCTGGAAGCATACTGGCAGTGAACAAGCGGGTGAACTACTATCGGTTCAAATTGATAAAGCCCAGACTTGGGTATTAAAAGGAAAAGCCGTCGATTGACGGCAGTAGGTAGAGGAGAACAGGATGGCTGAAACGTATACACCGATGCTAGAACAGTACCGGGAGATAAAAAACCGTCACCTGAATGACATCCTATTTTTTCGGATGGGTGATTTCTATGAGATGTTCTTTGAAGATGCCGAAACAGCGTCGCGGGAACTGGAAATCACGCTAACGGCTCGGGACGGAGGCGGCGGAAAACGCGTGCCAATGTGTGGTGTTCCGTATCATTCAGCTGATGGTTATATTGCCAAACTCATTGAAAAAGGCTACAAGGTCGCTGTGTGTGAGCAAACGGAAGACCCGCGCCAAGCGCAAGGTATTGTAAAACGCGAAGTCGTAAAAGTCATTACTCCAGGTACGGTATTGTCAGACCAACTGCTACCAGACAAGGCCAATAATTACCTGGTTGTATTGCTCGAGGAAAGCGGTCTGCTATGCTTTGCTGCAGTCGACATATCAACTGGCGAGTGTATGTGGGGCTCTTTTACTGGTGCCAGCAAGGTTGCTGCTATGTGTGACCGTCTATTTTGCCTGTCCCCGGCTGAAATCCTGTTTGCAGGGAAAATTGATAGCGCTGCTGCCATTAATGAGTTTATTGCCGCAAGGATTCCCAGTTGCGCGTATAGTTCAATTGATGTCGAAGACTTTTCTGCCTTACGGAAATTGCCAGCCTCACATTTTGGCACCGACAACTTGCCCGAACAAGAACCTGCACGCGATTGTGTCGCATATTTGTTATATTACCTACATCATACTCTAAAGAGCGACCTGTCGCATGTTAATCGGCTTGGTCGCTATGACGCAGATGCTCATCTCTTATTAGATAACATCACTTTGCGAAACTTGGAGATTTCACGCAATTTGCGTGATGGTAGCAAAAAAGGGACACTGCTGGGCGTGCTCGATTATACACAAACTGCGATGGGAGCCCGCTTGCTAAAAAAGTGGGTTGAGCAGCCCTTGAATCAGCCCACAGAAATAGTAACCCGTTTAGACGCGGTGGACGAACTTGTTAAACAACCCGCTGCTCGGGCTTATATTAGAGAGCAGTTGCGTGATGTATACGATTTTGAGCGTATCATAACTAAAATCGAAGTAGGCACTGCCAATGCACGTGATCTCACCGCGTTGCGACAATCCTTAGCGACCTTGCCACTAGTAAAAGAAGCGATCGTAAAGCTTCGCGCAAAACTATTTAGTAGCGCTGGTGGCCAGCTATCCGGTCATATGGATATTGTTCAGTTGATCCAGGATGCCCTTGTCGATAACCCGCCGGTAGCCACGCGGGAGGGGGGCATGATACGTCCGGGCTATGACTTGGAGTTGGACGAGTTACGGACTATCGCACGCGATAGCAAACTTTGGATTCAGAATTTGGAGGCCAATGAGAGAGAAACCACAGGTATACGCTCCCTCAAAGTTGGCTATAACCGGGTATTTGGCTATTACCTGGAGGTAACTCACGCCAACGCGTCTGAAGTTCCGGCACGCTATACCCGCAAGCAGACGCTTGCCAATGCTGAACGTTATATTACTCCCGAATTAAAAGAATTTGAGCTCAAGGTACTTGGTGCGGAAGAAAAAATTGTTGTTCTTGAATATCAGTTGTTTGTTTCTCTGCGGGAAACGATCAAACGTCAGGTGCGTGAAATTCAGCAGACAGCCAGGCAAGTAGCCTTGTTGGATGTCCTGTGCTCGTTAAGTGAAGCCGCATCTCGGCATAATTATGTAAAACCGCAAATCGTGACTGACCGCGAATTGCGTATAAAGGACGGACGGCATCCGGTAGTCGAAGAACTGCTGCAACGCGAGCGTTTCATTCCGAACGATACTGGATTAAACCACCGGGACTGCGAAATCATGATTATAACCGGACCAAACATGGCCGGAAAATCTACCTATATGCGTCAAGTCGCGCTTTTGACTGTCATGGCTCAGATTGGCAGCTTTGTTCCGGCGCGGGAAGCGTCCATCTCGCCAGTTGACCGGATTTTTACCCGGGTCGGCGCTAGTGATGATTTGTCCTCAGGCCAGAGCACTTTTATGGTAGAAATGGCGGAAGTTTCACATATTCTCAAACATGCCACCAGCAAGAGCTTAATTATTCTGGACGAAATTGGCCGTGGCACAAGTACTTATGACGGTATGAGCATCGCCCGGGCAGTCATCGAACATATTAAGAGCAAAATTAAGGCCAAAACTTTGTTTTCTACCCATTATCATGAATTGACAGAAATGGAAGGACAGTTTGACGGGGTGAAAAACTACTCGGTTGCAGTTAAGGAGCGGGGCAACGATGTAGTATTTCTACGTCGAATTGTGCCAGGCGGGGCAGATAAAAGCTATGGCGTGCATGTGGCGCAATTAGCGGGTTTGCCAAAGTCTGTTATTGAGCGAGCACGTCAAATTTTGTCTGATCACGAACAGCCCGATTGCCGCCAGATTGAGAGAGCAGCTAGCCCCAGCCCCAGCCCTCTACCTGCCTCGTTATTTTCGTCTGGACTATCGGATGAACTGCTGGCGCTTGACATCATGACAGTAACACCGCTGGAAGCCTTAAACATCTTATACAAACTGCAAAATCAGGCTAAGGCGGAGGCTGGCAAACTATGAGTGCAACTATTCGAATTCTTGATGAAACGGTAGCAAATCAAATTGCTGCAGGTGAGGTTGTCGAACGTCCTGCCTCCATTATTAAGGAATTAGTAGAAAACGCTTTGGACGCTGGTGCACGATCGATTGCAATCGAAATCGCTGATGGCGGTATCAGCTTCATTCGCGTTACAGATGACGGATCAGGCATGAGTGAGACGGATGCACGATTGGCAGTCATTCGTCATGCGACAAGCAAGATTACTTCTGCCGATGATCTTAGCCGTATCGCCACATTAGGATTTCGTGGTGAGGCTCTGCCCAGCATTGCGGCTGTTTCAAAGTTTACACTGATCACGCGTCTGCCTGAGGCGAACCTTGGCACCCGTCTTGAGATTCATGGCGGTAGTTTACTCGAAGTCAGCGAAACCGGTGCTGATAGCGGTACCTCAATTACTATTGTTGACTTATTCTATAACACTCCGGCCAGAAGAAAGTTTCTCAAAGCGGCAGCCGCTGAGGCGTCACAAATCCACTTAGCTGTTGTCCGGCTAGCTCTTTCGCGCTCTGAAATCGCATTTCGTCTAATTAATAATGGTAAGTTAGTTTTGTCAACTCCTGGCGGGGGCAGCATTGAAGAAGTTATGGGATGTGTATACGGACATCAAATTGTACCAGAATTACTGCCACTGCCGGACGCATTCGGAGAAGTTCGTGTTAGTGGCTGTATTGGCAAACCGAGTATTCTAAAGAGCAGTCGTCAGTGGCAGACTTTTATTGTCAATGGGCGTGTCATTTCTAATCGAATGCTCTCAAAAGCTCTGGATAATGCGTTCCATTCCCTGTTGCCGCACAGTGGCTTTCCGTTGGCGGTTGTGACAATCAATTTATCGCCTGCAGATGTGGATGTCAATATTCATCCGCAAAAAAGTGAAGTCAAGTTTCGCGATGAGCGTTCCATATATGGCGCAGTCTATAGGTCTGTATCTGATGCGCTCACTCAGGCGCGGCAACCTCAATCCATCGCGGCTCCATATCTGCTCGAAAAACATATGACGGAAGCCCCCAGAAACGCCGATCTATCGCCCTCCGTAACAACTCATCAGCCCGCTTTGTTCGTTCCTGACCGATTGAATGCTCCTGTGCTGCCTCTTTCGGTTGTACGGGAAAGTTTGGCTGCTGTCGATTCTTTAGCTGGCTCTGCCAACGTATTTCATTCATCTGAAACGACAGAGCAGGATACAGGTATGTATCTGCAAGCCCTAGGCCAAGTGGAAAATTGTTATATTGTCGCACGCGGAACAGATGGACTGTACATCGTGGATCAGCACGCAGCCCATGAGCGAATTTTGTACGACAAAATGCAGCAAGCAAGCGGACGGGTTCACGTACAAAAATTATTGATTCCGATTTTATTGACAATAGACCCGCTGGAAGGTAGGGCAATCGCTGAAGCGGAACCTGCTTTGCAAGAACTTGGCTTTACACTTGAACCCTTCGGCCCAGATACATATCGTTTAACTGAAGTGCCAGCAGATGTTAACACTGGTGAGGCTGAAGCTCTGTTGAAGGATGCACTGCGGCTGATCGGCGAACTACGTGATTTGAGTCCTGCCGCGTTGCGCCACGCCTATCTCCAGACCGCTGCTTGCAAAGCGGCCGTAAAGGCTGGCGATCTATTAAATATCCGACAACTTCAGGCTATTCTTGACGAATTGTGCCTTACCGATCGACCGTTCGCTTGCCCACATGGAAGACCGGCTATGGTGCGCTTCGGTGGGGACGAATTAGGGAAAATGTTCAAACGGACATAAGGGGAAAACGAAAATTGGTTGTTACCACTGTATACGAGCCAACGCTATCTGAGATTGAACAAGCAAAGGAGATTGCTGTATTTTTACAATTGCCTTATGTGAAACGTGGCAGACGTTCACTCGGAAATTTGCGAAAGTTATGCCAAATAGATACGCTAATTGTTGCCGCCGACAGTGGACCTAAAATAAGTACCCCGGACGGAGAGTTGTTTTTTCATATCGGCATGGCTGCCTTACGAATAAAAAACTTTCGGGATGGAAAACCTGACCATATGGCGGCTGCAATGGAGTTAAGCCAAGGGGTATCGGTACTTGACTGTACCCTGGGGCTTGGCACGGATGCTATTGTAGCCAGTATGCTAACTGGGGAGCGGGGAGCTGTCATTGGGCTGGAGGCATCAGAGCTGATCGCTTTTATTACCGGCTGGGGATTAGCGAATCTTTCTGCTGAAGCAAATGATATAACAGCTGCCATGCGGCGAATCGACGTGATTTCCGCTGATTATCGTCAATATTTACCTACGTTACCTGATAACTATGTTGACATTGTTTATTTTGACCCGATGTTCCGCAGACCTGTACACAGAAGCTCCGGGATTCGCCCGCTTCGTGAATTCGCGGATACTGGCTGTTTGTTGGAAGCAGATCTGCGTCAAGCTTGCCGTGTGGCGAAACGGCGAGTTGTTGTCAAGGAAACTCACGGTAGTCCAGAATTCAAGCGATTAGGAATTACTACTTTGGTTGGTGGAAAATACAGCAGTGTCCAATACGGGGTTATCGAACAGGAGGGCTGCTGATGGAAAGGCTAATTGCTGTTGTTGGTCCTACCGCCGTCGGCAAAACTAAGGTAAGCATTGATCTTGCAAGCTATTTGTATACAAAAATCATCTCAGGAGATTCCATGCTGGTCTATCGGGGACTGGATATTGGTACAGCTAAACCGACTCAAGAAGAGCAGGCGGGAATTATCCATGAACTCATTGATATCCGCGATCCGGGCGAGGAATTTAGTGTTGTCGACTTTAAACAGTTGGCTAGTGAATGCATCACACGCGTAAACGCAACTGGCAGGATACCAGTGATCGCCGGAGGAACTGGGCTGTATATTAAGGCCCTGCTGGAAGATTACGGATTAACTACCCCACCTGGCGACGAATTGATCCGCCAGGAACTCAAGCGGATAGCCGATGAGCAGGGAAATGAGCGGCTTTATCAGCTGCTTGCAGAAAGTGATCCAGTTAAAGCCGCTTTGTTGCATCCCAATGATGTGAGACGGATTATTCGTGCTCTTGAAATTCGTATGCTTACAACTAAACCCGTTATTGAGGATAGTGCGGCAGGACTTAAATACGACAGCTTGGTAATCGGCTTATCGATGGATCGCGAGAAATTATACGAACGGATTAATCGCCGAGTTGATACAATGATTGCGATGGGACTGGCGGACGAGGTAAAACGGTTAGTTGAACAAGGTGTTCCATTGACATCCCAAGCCATGCAAGCTATCGGCTATAAGCAAATGATTGGCTATGTCAAAGGTGAATATAGTCTTGCCGATGCGGCGGAGGCCATTAAGCTGGCGACGCGACATTTTGCAAAACGGCAGATGACATGGTATCGAAAGATGCCCTATATCAGATGGGTGAATGTCGATGAGTACACAGACCACTCGACGCTAATGGAACATATTTACAATTTAGTTGCAGAAAAATTTGGCATAGAGTAGAATAAGTACAAATAGGAATACGGAGGGTTTCGCGGATGACGACAAAGGTAATCAACTTGCAGGACAGCTTTTTGAACCAGGTACGAAAAGAGAACGTGCCTGTCATCATCTATTTAGTAAACGGCTTTCAGTTGCGGGGTTCGGTCAAAGGATTTGATAATTTTACGGTAATTATTGAAAATGATGGCAAGCAACAGCTTGTTTACAAACATGCTATTTCAACCATCACGCCGTTCCGAGCATTGATGCCAGGATTCCATGAAAAGAAAGAGGAAGTAAAGACAGATAAGGTTTGACAAAAAGCTCCGGGGAAACCCGGAGCTTTTTGTCACTATTTTTGAAATGCCGCGTATACTGTTATCACCGAAAACGAGGGATGTGACATACGTGACATTTCATAACCCGCAAGATGTGTTGTTAGCAATCAGAGATGGAGAAATCTCCGCTGTTGACGCCTGCAAATGTCTGCGGGACATGGAGAATACGCAAGTTATGATAACACGTCCTGACAGCTCAGTGAATCAACGGCAACGGGTTGAGGAGATTCTTTCTGAATTGGATCAACTGATTGGGCTTACGGAAGTAAAGAAGTTGGTTAGAGAGGTTTATGCTTTTGCTGAAATTCAGAAACGGCGTCAGAAGGTGAAGCTTGTGACTGAGCCGCTTGTTTTGCACATGATATTTAAAGGTAATCCAGGCACAGGCAAAACCACTGTCGCCCGCATCATTGGCAAGATCCTTCAAGAAATAGGAATATTGCAGCGGGGACATATTATTGAAGTAGAGCGGGCTGATCTGGTTGGGGAATATATTGGGCACACAGCCCAAAAGACTCGTGAGCAATTGCGAAAAGCCTATGGCGGGATCTTGTTTATCGATGAAGCGTACTCACTTGCTCGAGGCGGGGAAAAAGATTTCGGTAAGGAAGCGATAGACTGTCTTGTCAAAGGCATCGAGGATCACCGGGGAGAAGTTATACTGATTTTAGCTGGATATTGTCAAGAGATGGAGCGCTTTCTGGAGTCAAATCCTGGCTTGCGATCCCGCTTTCCGATTCACATTGATTTTCCCGACTATAGTCAGGAAGAATTGATGGCAATCGCCGAACAGATGTGTCAAAAAAGGCAGTATCAGTTGTCATCACAGGCACGCCTGCAAATTGCTAGACTATCTTTCGCCAGTCATACAGGGTACTCAGGCAATGCGCGGACAGTGCGCAATGTGATTGAACGGGCAATTCGTCGTCAAGCTGTCCGGCTGATAGAAAAACCTCTGCTAACCAGAGAAGACCTCATGTTGCTTGAGTCTGAGGATATTGCGGAGGTAGCTCTATGCGCGAAATAGTCATTGTTGGCCGTCCCAATTCAGGTAAGACGATGTTTGCGTTGAATTTCGCTAACTTTTTGGGAGTAAAGCGAGTAGACGTGACTTTTCGGGACTATGACGACATCTTGACCTGCCGCCATTTCTCCATCGAGGAAGCAAAGCGCGAATTGTGTAGCAGTGTGGCGCATCGAACCCTGACACTTCAGTCTATTGTTCTGCGAATGACGATGGGCAAAACCCCAATCGAGTTTATGCTTGACGATACCTGCGGGGTTTCCGAACAAATCCATCCTGACGCTACGGTGCGAAGAGGCATGGCGCAAACCTTAAAAAGCATGCGTTATGCAGACTATATCTTTCATATGCTGGATATGATATACTGGTCTAACCATCCATTTTTTCAAAGTGGAAATATTGACCAAGAAATATACCAGTACGGTTTGGCGCGCAATGCGTATACTATACTTGCTAACAAAATTGATGCACCACTCGCACGAGAACACCTGACGAAAATTGGCTCAGCCTTTCCGAAAGCGAAAGTCATACCAATTTCGGCTCTGCTGGGAGCAGGATTTAAAGAGGTGAAAGCGTGTGTTGCACGTAATATCTGAATGGACTAGGATGTTTTTTTCGGCCGTGCTTTGCGCATTTTCGATAAAGCTACTTGATGATTATTTAGATCGGGAATTTGATACAGCATGCGGAGAACACAATTGGATCAACCACCTAGGCGAAGGCGCTGTTGCTTACAGTCTGCCGTTTTTGGCCATCAGCGTAGCATTACACCCAGGGATTGGCGTTTCTTTGTTTCTGGCTTCCTGGACTGTTGGCATGTACCGAGATTTACATGTAAAATATCCCAGCAGACTGCGCGGCTGGCAAGAATCTGCGATAGTGATGGCAACTGGATTCTACTTTGCCGAATGGGATACCATGACGTGTTCGCTCTTGATAGCTGGTGCGGTACAATTAAGTGATGATATTATTGATCGATATACTGACCAAGCAACCGGAGTACGCA
This window contains:
- the miaB gene encoding tRNA (N6-isopentenyl adenosine(37)-C2)-methylthiotransferase MiaB is translated as MQGHQTYYIYTFGCQANAADSEQLAAQLQQAGYTATLLPDEADLIVLNTCCVRESAERKIYGKIGELKKLKTADPNRIIGVAGCLAQKDKDKLFAKAPHLDFVMGTFTVGRLLENINKVKENREQVLSVWEQAEETQRLRPASLSGQISAWVPIMYGCNNFCTYCIVPYVRGRERSRPVTEIIQEIAALAKQGVKEVTLLGQNVNSYGKDGQANATFADLLREADKIKEIQRIRYMTSHPRDMNQQVVDVVRNSRSICEHFHLPVQSGNDRILQAMNRGYSINDYRTLVRSIRQAIPDSSLTTDLIVGFPGETDELFAQTLDFIREIRFDAAYTFLYSPRSGTPAATMPEQIPSLIKKQRLQLLMDVQNEISLQINRQLEGKIVEVLVEGPSKNDDSAFVGRTRTNKIVIWKHTGSEQAGELLSVQIDKAQTWVLKGKAVD
- the mutL gene encoding DNA mismatch repair endonuclease MutL, which translates into the protein MSATIRILDETVANQIAAGEVVERPASIIKELVENALDAGARSIAIEIADGGISFIRVTDDGSGMSETDARLAVIRHATSKITSADDLSRIATLGFRGEALPSIAAVSKFTLITRLPEANLGTRLEIHGGSLLEVSETGADSGTSITIVDLFYNTPARRKFLKAAAAEASQIHLAVVRLALSRSEIAFRLINNGKLVLSTPGGGSIEEVMGCVYGHQIVPELLPLPDAFGEVRVSGCIGKPSILKSSRQWQTFIVNGRVISNRMLSKALDNAFHSLLPHSGFPLAVVTINLSPADVDVNIHPQKSEVKFRDERSIYGAVYRSVSDALTQARQPQSIAAPYLLEKHMTEAPRNADLSPSVTTHQPALFVPDRLNAPVLPLSVVRESLAAVDSLAGSANVFHSSETTEQDTGMYLQALGQVENCYIVARGTDGLYIVDQHAAHERILYDKMQQASGRVHVQKLLIPILLTIDPLEGRAIAEAEPALQELGFTLEPFGPDTYRLTEVPADVNTGEAEALLKDALRLIGELRDLSPAALRHAYLQTAACKAAVKAGDLLNIRQLQAILDELCLTDRPFACPHGRPAMVRFGGDELGKMFKRT
- a CDS encoding PHP domain-containing protein; protein product: MIQADFHIHTTASDGRIAPSDILLQAVQVGLTHISITDHDTVDGLLALGAKPQQAGVTVIAGIEFSTDMPDCEIHILGYGIDIFHPRLRQQLTLLKEDRVSRVRKMAAKITALGYPIEEQDIVEVARGATSVGRPHVAKALIEKGYFFSVSDVFHSLLNRDKPGYVPHYKLTPGEVIGLIRQAGGVSILAHPGLVGNDQQVRYIIESGIDGLEVYHPKHDVEAVDRYLSLAQGQGLLVTGGSDYHAIPGRFPERLGEFLVPNNVANLFVSRISGL
- the mutS gene encoding DNA mismatch repair protein MutS, which translates into the protein MAETYTPMLEQYREIKNRHLNDILFFRMGDFYEMFFEDAETASRELEITLTARDGGGGKRVPMCGVPYHSADGYIAKLIEKGYKVAVCEQTEDPRQAQGIVKREVVKVITPGTVLSDQLLPDKANNYLVVLLEESGLLCFAAVDISTGECMWGSFTGASKVAAMCDRLFCLSPAEILFAGKIDSAAAINEFIAARIPSCAYSSIDVEDFSALRKLPASHFGTDNLPEQEPARDCVAYLLYYLHHTLKSDLSHVNRLGRYDADAHLLLDNITLRNLEISRNLRDGSKKGTLLGVLDYTQTAMGARLLKKWVEQPLNQPTEIVTRLDAVDELVKQPAARAYIREQLRDVYDFERIITKIEVGTANARDLTALRQSLATLPLVKEAIVKLRAKLFSSAGGQLSGHMDIVQLIQDALVDNPPVATREGGMIRPGYDLELDELRTIARDSKLWIQNLEANERETTGIRSLKVGYNRVFGYYLEVTHANASEVPARYTRKQTLANAERYITPELKEFELKVLGAEEKIVVLEYQLFVSLRETIKRQVREIQQTARQVALLDVLCSLSEAASRHNYVKPQIVTDRELRIKDGRHPVVEELLQRERFIPNDTGLNHRDCEIMIITGPNMAGKSTYMRQVALLTVMAQIGSFVPAREASISPVDRIFTRVGASDDLSSGQSTFMVEMAEVSHILKHATSKSLIILDEIGRGTSTYDGMSIARAVIEHIKSKIKAKTLFSTHYHELTEMEGQFDGVKNYSVAVKERGNDVVFLRRIVPGGADKSYGVHVAQLAGLPKSVIERARQILSDHEQPDCRQIERAASPSPSPLPASLFSSGLSDELLALDIMTVTPLEALNILYKLQNQAKAEAGKL
- a CDS encoding DUF3870 domain-containing protein, with protein sequence MDRTNGNLILFSGYAKLPTGITASEMYKVIGVIVLIDLDTDVIVEADCTLATKLANKHVSSALVGCSMKNGAEPLVRIIDHIYQGSAKKAIITALRIIYDKYRSHKDGMTPSALD
- a CDS encoding Asp23/Gls24 family envelope stress response protein, which codes for MEVIALVGPSGTGKSHRALIVAHEHNADAIIDDGLLIKDSKIIAGFSAKKEPSKLKAVKRAIFMDEEHVQAVKSAIKTVTPERILVLGTSINMVEKIIDALDLPALSKIIRIEDIATPTEITRAKESRIREGKHIIPVPTIELKPHFSGYLIDPLQIFFKKPQAKYRKIGEKSIVRPTFSYYGKLFISDAAIAVIVDYVATTDMQITRTSQVNIKNSHDREKGISITLDVTIRYGSMIREVVSQAQQRIKTMVEYMTGMIVRDVNIDVKRLSLD
- a CDS encoding class I SAM-dependent methyltransferase, with the translated sequence MVVTTVYEPTLSEIEQAKEIAVFLQLPYVKRGRRSLGNLRKLCQIDTLIVAADSGPKISTPDGELFFHIGMAALRIKNFRDGKPDHMAAAMELSQGVSVLDCTLGLGTDAIVASMLTGERGAVIGLEASELIAFITGWGLANLSAEANDITAAMRRIDVISADYRQYLPTLPDNYVDIVYFDPMFRRPVHRSSGIRPLREFADTGCLLEADLRQACRVAKRRVVVKETHGSPEFKRLGITTLVGGKYSSVQYGVIEQEGC